In Nonomuraea sp. NBC_00507, the following are encoded in one genomic region:
- the cobF gene encoding precorrin-6A synthase (deacetylating), producing the protein MKRLLVIGIGAGDPDHLTLQGVKAIAATDVFFLLDKGQEKQDLVRLRHQLIEEHGRRPYRIVEARDPERDRTTPAYAEAVEDWRERRATLYQQMINEALADGQTGAFLVWGDPGVYDSTLAILERLPDYEIDVIPGISAIAALTARHRTSLTRVARPVHVTTGRRLVEEGPTADDMVIMLDARCAFDGLDDFDIYWGAYLGTPDEILVAGPVAEVGERIKELRAQARTRKGWIMDTYLLRRR; encoded by the coding sequence GTGAAGCGGCTACTCGTCATCGGGATCGGCGCCGGCGACCCGGACCATCTGACCCTCCAGGGCGTCAAGGCCATCGCGGCCACCGACGTCTTCTTCCTCCTCGACAAGGGCCAGGAGAAGCAAGACCTGGTACGACTGCGCCACCAGCTCATCGAGGAGCACGGGCGCCGGCCGTACCGGATCGTCGAGGCGCGCGACCCGGAACGGGACCGGACCACCCCGGCTTACGCCGAAGCAGTCGAGGACTGGCGGGAGCGCCGGGCCACGCTCTACCAGCAGATGATCAACGAGGCCCTCGCCGACGGGCAGACCGGGGCCTTCCTGGTCTGGGGCGACCCCGGCGTCTACGACAGCACCCTGGCCATCCTGGAACGCCTGCCGGACTACGAGATCGACGTGATTCCGGGCATCAGCGCCATTGCCGCGCTCACCGCCCGCCACCGCACCAGCCTCACCCGGGTGGCCCGGCCCGTCCACGTCACGACCGGCCGTCGCCTCGTTGAGGAGGGTCCGACGGCGGACGACATGGTGATCATGCTGGACGCGCGGTGCGCCTTCGACGGGCTCGACGACTTCGACATCTACTGGGGCGCCTACCTGGGCACGCCGGACGAGATCCTGGTCGCCGGCCCGGTCGCGGAGGTGGGCGAGCGGATCAAGGAGCTGCGCGCCCAAGCCAGGACGCGCAAGGGCTGGATCATGGACACGTACCTGCTGCGACGGCGTTGA
- the cobN gene encoding cobaltochelatase subunit CobN: MPTVLLLSTSDTDLLSAKASGAGYRLGNPARLTPGDLPLEGVDLVVVRLLGGRRAWEEGLDALVSGPRPVVVLGGEQAPDAELMELSTVPGGVVAEAHAYLAHGGPRNLAQLHAFLSDTVLLTGHGFAPPEAAPSWGVLERESTGTGPVIGVLYYRAHHMAGNTGFVEALCRAVEEAGGRALPVFCSSLRTAEPELLETLRAADALVVTVLAAGGSRPATAGAGGDDEAWDVGALADLDVPILQGLCLTTSRQAWAENDDGLSPLDAASQVAIPEFDGRIITVPFSFKEIDADGLTVYVADPERAARVAGIAVRHGLLRHVPPAERRLVIMLSAYPTKHSRVGNAVGLDTPASAVRLLRRLAEAGYDVGEGFPGVAEQDGDALIHALIAAGGQDQDWLTEEHLAGNPVRIPGQAYTAWYRTLPEDLREEMERHWGPPPGELFVHEGDIVLAALRAGNLVVMVQPPRGFGENPIAIYHDPDLPPSHHYLAAYRWLSAQFGAHAMVHVGKHGNLEWLPGKSAGMSASCGTDAAIGDLPLVYPFLVNDPGEGTQAKRRAHAVLVDHLVPPMARAETYGDISRLEQLLDEHATIAAMDPAKLPAIRAQIWTLIQAARLDHDLGLADRPHDSEFDDFLLHVDGWLCEIKDAQIRDGLHVLGQAPEGQVRVDLVLAMLRARQMWAGKETLPGLREALGLAEDGTASLSAVDRAEATARALVEGMEERGWEPSAAAEVVVAHADVPELSGDRRDLVTRILTFAATEVVPRLRRTTDEIDHVLHALDGGYVPAGPSGSPLRGLINVLPTGRNFYSVDPRAVPSRLAWETGQAMADSLLQRYRTDHGEWPRSVGLSVWGTSAMRTAGDDVAEVLALLGIRPEWDEMSRRVTRLEPIPLAELGRPRIDVTVRISGFFRDAFPHVVAMLDDAVRLAASLEEPDEDNYIRAHVRADGSERRIFGSAPGAYGAGLLPLIDSRTWRDDADLAEVYAVWGGFAYGRDLEGVPARQDMENAYRRIAVAAKNVDTREHDIADSDDYFQYHGGMVATVRALTGKAPAAYVGDSTRPDAVRTRTLAEETSRIFRARVVNPQWLAAMRRHGYKGAFELAATVDYLFGYDATTGVMADWMYDKLTQAYVLDPENREFMATSNPWALHGIAERLLEAAERGMWEHPDEQTLRELQEVYLKTEGDLEDR; this comes from the coding sequence GTGCCCACTGTCCTGCTGCTGTCCACTTCGGACACCGACCTGCTCAGTGCCAAGGCCAGCGGTGCCGGCTACCGGCTGGGCAACCCCGCCAGGCTGACCCCCGGCGATCTCCCCCTGGAGGGCGTCGACCTCGTCGTGGTCCGCCTGCTCGGTGGCCGCAGGGCCTGGGAAGAGGGCCTGGACGCGCTTGTGTCCGGTCCCCGCCCGGTCGTGGTGCTGGGCGGCGAGCAGGCGCCCGACGCCGAGCTGATGGAGCTGTCCACCGTGCCCGGCGGCGTGGTCGCCGAAGCACACGCCTATCTGGCGCACGGCGGCCCGCGCAACCTGGCCCAGCTGCACGCTTTCCTCTCCGACACCGTGCTGCTGACCGGCCACGGCTTCGCCCCGCCCGAGGCCGCGCCCTCCTGGGGCGTGCTGGAGCGCGAGTCCACCGGGACGGGTCCGGTGATCGGCGTCCTGTACTACCGGGCTCACCACATGGCGGGCAACACCGGCTTCGTCGAGGCGCTGTGCCGGGCCGTCGAGGAGGCCGGAGGGCGGGCGCTTCCCGTCTTCTGCTCCTCTCTCCGTACGGCGGAGCCGGAGCTGCTGGAAACGCTGAGAGCGGCGGACGCCCTGGTCGTCACCGTGCTCGCGGCGGGCGGTTCCCGCCCGGCCACCGCGGGCGCGGGCGGGGACGACGAGGCCTGGGACGTGGGCGCGCTGGCCGATCTCGACGTGCCGATCCTCCAGGGGCTCTGCCTGACCACCAGCAGGCAGGCGTGGGCGGAGAACGACGACGGCCTGTCGCCCCTGGACGCCGCCTCTCAGGTGGCCATCCCCGAGTTCGACGGGCGCATCATCACCGTGCCGTTCTCGTTCAAGGAGATCGACGCCGACGGGCTGACCGTCTACGTGGCCGACCCCGAGCGGGCCGCCCGGGTGGCCGGCATCGCCGTACGGCACGGCCTGCTCCGGCACGTGCCGCCTGCCGAGCGGCGGCTGGTAATCATGCTTTCCGCCTATCCGACCAAGCACTCCCGGGTCGGCAACGCGGTCGGCCTTGACACGCCCGCCAGTGCCGTACGCCTGCTCAGGCGCCTGGCCGAGGCGGGCTATGACGTGGGAGAGGGCTTCCCCGGCGTGGCCGAGCAGGACGGCGACGCGCTCATCCACGCGCTCATCGCGGCGGGCGGGCAGGACCAGGACTGGCTGACCGAGGAGCACCTGGCGGGCAACCCGGTGCGCATCCCGGGACAGGCCTACACCGCTTGGTACCGCACGCTCCCCGAGGACCTGCGCGAGGAGATGGAGCGGCACTGGGGGCCGCCGCCGGGCGAGTTGTTCGTGCACGAGGGCGACATCGTCCTGGCCGCCCTGCGCGCCGGGAACCTCGTGGTCATGGTGCAGCCGCCGCGCGGCTTCGGCGAGAATCCGATCGCCATCTACCACGACCCCGATTTGCCGCCCAGCCACCACTACCTGGCCGCCTACCGGTGGCTGTCGGCCCAGTTCGGTGCGCACGCCATGGTGCACGTGGGCAAGCACGGCAACCTGGAGTGGCTGCCGGGCAAGTCGGCGGGGATGTCGGCTTCGTGCGGCACCGACGCGGCGATCGGGGACCTGCCGCTGGTCTACCCGTTCCTGGTCAACGACCCGGGTGAGGGCACGCAGGCCAAGCGGCGGGCGCACGCGGTGCTGGTCGACCACCTGGTGCCGCCGATGGCTCGCGCCGAGACCTATGGCGACATTTCCAGGCTTGAGCAGCTGCTCGACGAGCACGCCACCATCGCCGCCATGGATCCGGCCAAGCTGCCCGCCATCCGCGCCCAGATCTGGACCCTGATCCAGGCCGCCCGGCTCGACCATGATCTGGGTTTGGCGGACCGGCCGCACGACAGCGAGTTCGACGACTTCCTGCTGCACGTGGACGGCTGGCTGTGCGAAATCAAGGACGCGCAGATCCGCGACGGGCTGCACGTGCTCGGCCAGGCCCCCGAAGGGCAGGTCCGGGTGGACCTGGTGCTGGCGATGCTCCGGGCCAGGCAGATGTGGGCGGGCAAGGAGACCCTGCCCGGCCTGCGCGAGGCACTCGGCCTGGCCGAGGACGGCACGGCGAGTCTGTCGGCCGTGGACCGGGCGGAGGCGACCGCGCGTGCGCTGGTCGAGGGCATGGAGGAGCGGGGCTGGGAGCCATCCGCCGCGGCGGAGGTGGTGGTGGCACACGCCGACGTGCCGGAATTATCCGGCGATCGACGTGACCTCGTCACCCGCATCCTGACCTTCGCCGCGACGGAGGTGGTGCCCAGGCTCCGCCGTACCACCGACGAGATCGACCACGTGCTGCACGCCCTCGACGGCGGCTACGTCCCCGCCGGACCGAGCGGAAGCCCGCTGCGCGGCCTGATCAACGTGCTGCCGACCGGCCGCAACTTCTACTCGGTCGACCCGCGCGCGGTGCCCAGCCGCCTCGCCTGGGAGACCGGCCAGGCCATGGCCGACTCCCTGCTGCAGCGCTACCGCACCGACCACGGCGAGTGGCCGCGCTCGGTGGGCCTGTCGGTCTGGGGCACCAGTGCCATGCGCACGGCGGGCGACGACGTGGCCGAGGTCCTCGCACTCCTCGGCATCCGCCCGGAATGGGATGAGATGTCCAGGAGGGTGACGCGGCTGGAGCCGATCCCCCTCGCCGAGCTCGGCCGCCCCCGCATCGACGTGACCGTCCGCATCAGCGGCTTCTTCCGCGATGCCTTCCCGCACGTGGTGGCCATGCTCGACGACGCTGTACGGCTGGCCGCTTCGCTGGAGGAGCCGGATGAGGACAACTACATCCGCGCCCACGTACGAGCCGACGGCAGCGAGCGCCGCATCTTCGGCTCGGCGCCGGGGGCCTACGGCGCCGGGCTGCTCCCGCTGATCGACAGCCGCACCTGGCGCGACGACGCCGACCTGGCCGAGGTCTACGCCGTCTGGGGCGGCTTCGCCTATGGCCGCGACCTGGAGGGCGTGCCCGCACGGCAGGACATGGAGAACGCCTACCGCCGGATCGCGGTCGCCGCCAAGAACGTCGACACCCGCGAGCACGACATCGCCGACTCCGACGACTACTTCCAGTACCACGGCGGCATGGTCGCCACCGTCCGGGCGCTGACCGGAAAGGCTCCCGCCGCCTACGTGGGCGACAGCACGCGCCCCGACGCGGTCCGCACCCGCACGCTCGCGGAGGAGACCTCCAGGATCTTCCGCGCCCGCGTGGTCAACCCGCAGTGGCTGGCCGCGATGCGCAGGCACGGCTACAAGGGCGCTTTCGAGCTGGCCGCGACCGTGGACTACCTGTTCGGCTACGACGCCACGACCGGGGTCATGGCGGACTGGATGTACGACAAGCTCACCCAGGCCTACGTGCTGGACCCGGAGAACCGGGAGTTCATGGCCACATCCAACCCATGGGCGCTGCACGGCATCGCCGAGCGGCTGCTGGAGGCGGCCGAGCGCGGCATGTGGGAGCACCCGGACGAGCAGACCCTGCGCGAGCTGCAGGAGGTCTATCTCAAGACCGAAGGCGATCTGGAGGATCGGTGA
- a CDS encoding cobalt-precorrin-6A reductase, translated as MRRVLILGGTAEARALAAELVERGVHVISSLAGRVRNPRLPAGEVREGGFGGPEGLAAWVRKERPDALIDATHPFAARMTASAVEAARLTGTPLLVLRRPGWPQVPGELRAPSLEAAAAELAAGDRVFLTTGRRSLPIFAGLTGVWFLARSVDPPEPPIPRNVHIILDRGPYTFAGELALIDEHHLTVLVTKDSGGELTQAKLAAAGERGLKVIMVDRPPLPGGVTHVETVPAALDWLRDIGAA; from the coding sequence GTGCGACGGGTCCTGATCCTGGGCGGCACCGCCGAGGCCAGAGCGCTGGCGGCGGAGCTGGTCGAGCGGGGCGTGCACGTGATCTCCTCGCTGGCGGGGCGGGTGCGCAATCCGAGGCTGCCGGCCGGAGAGGTGCGCGAGGGCGGGTTCGGCGGGCCGGAGGGGCTGGCCGCGTGGGTGCGGAAGGAACGTCCCGATGCGCTGATCGACGCGACCCATCCCTTCGCGGCGCGCATGACCGCTTCCGCGGTCGAGGCGGCCCGGCTGACCGGGACTCCGCTGCTGGTGCTGCGCAGGCCCGGCTGGCCGCAGGTGCCGGGCGAGCTCCGGGCGCCCTCGCTGGAGGCGGCCGCCGCCGAGCTGGCAGCCGGTGACCGGGTGTTCCTGACCACCGGCCGCCGGAGCCTGCCGATCTTCGCAGGCCTGACCGGCGTCTGGTTCCTCGCCAGATCGGTGGATCCCCCCGAGCCGCCGATTCCGCGAAATGTCCACATCATCCTGGACCGCGGGCCGTACACCTTCGCAGGCGAGCTAGCCCTCATCGATGAGCACCACCTGACCGTCCTGGTCACCAAGGACAGCGGCGGCGAGCTGACCCAGGCCAAGCTCGCCGCGGCCGGGGAACGAGGCCTCAAGGTGATCATGGTTGACCGTCCGCCCCTGCCGGGCGGCGTGACCCACGTCGAGACGGTCCCGGCCGCGCTCGATTGGCTCAGGGATATCGGCGCGGCGTGA
- the cbiE gene encoding precorrin-6y C5,15-methyltransferase (decarboxylating) subunit CbiE, which translates to MITVVGIGADGWDGLVPASRGAIEQADVLVGSARQLDLVPLASVERVVLPSPLLPNLPGLLDSLAGRAVCVLASGDPLFYGIGSTLVRLLGAERVRVLPHVSSVSLACARLGWPVEQVEVVSAVGRPLAALRAVLAPGRRVLVLGTSADAVSDLLDFSGYTGSRVTVLSDLGAETARPDSPLRIIAIECSASDTPLSRVPGLPDEAFEHDGQLTKREVRAVSLSRLAPLPGQLLWDVGAGAGSIAIEWMRTHPSCRAVAIESRADRAERIARNAESLGVPGLAVVAGRAPEALDGLPTPDAVFVGGGATVPGLLEACWAALRPGGRLVANAVTLESEALVAQWFGRVGGDLVRLAVQRASPVGGFTGWRAAMPVTVWTVVKEGDA; encoded by the coding sequence GTGATCACGGTCGTGGGCATCGGCGCGGACGGCTGGGACGGGCTGGTTCCGGCCTCACGCGGGGCGATCGAGCAGGCTGACGTCCTGGTCGGCAGTGCCAGGCAGCTCGATCTGGTGCCCTTGGCGAGCGTTGAGCGGGTCGTGCTGCCGTCGCCGCTGCTGCCCAACCTCCCCGGGCTGCTGGACTCGCTCGCCGGACGAGCGGTCTGCGTGCTGGCCAGCGGTGATCCCCTGTTCTACGGCATCGGCTCGACCCTCGTGCGGCTGCTGGGGGCCGAGCGGGTCAGGGTGTTGCCGCACGTGTCCTCCGTCTCGCTGGCGTGCGCGCGGCTCGGCTGGCCGGTCGAGCAGGTCGAAGTGGTGAGCGCGGTGGGGCGCCCGCTGGCGGCGCTGCGCGCCGTGCTCGCTCCGGGGCGGCGGGTGTTGGTTTTGGGGACTTCGGCGGACGCCGTCAGCGATTTGCTGGACTTTTCCGGATATACGGGCAGCCGGGTCACGGTCCTGTCCGACCTGGGCGCCGAGACCGCCAGGCCGGACTCGCCGCTGCGCATCATCGCCATCGAGTGCTCGGCGAGCGACACTCCGCTGTCCAGGGTGCCGGGCCTGCCCGACGAGGCCTTCGAGCACGACGGCCAGCTGACCAAGCGTGAGGTGCGCGCGGTGAGCCTGTCGCGCCTGGCGCCACTGCCCGGCCAGTTGCTCTGGGACGTCGGCGCCGGCGCGGGCAGCATCGCCATCGAATGGATGCGCACGCACCCGTCCTGCCGGGCGGTGGCGATCGAGAGTCGTGCCGACCGTGCCGAGCGGATCGCCCGCAACGCCGAGAGCTTGGGCGTCCCGGGGCTGGCCGTCGTGGCAGGCCGTGCGCCCGAGGCTCTCGACGGGCTGCCCACGCCGGATGCGGTCTTCGTCGGTGGCGGTGCGACCGTGCCGGGGCTGCTCGAGGCCTGCTGGGCGGCGCTGCGGCCGGGCGGGCGGCTGGTGGCCAACGCGGTCACCCTGGAGTCGGAGGCGCTGGTCGCGCAGTGGTTCGGCCGCGTCGGCGGCGACCTGGTGCGCCTGGCGGTGCAGCGGGCGAGCCCGGTGGGCGGGTTCACCGGGTGGCGGGCCGCGATGCCGGTGACGGTGTGGACGGTGGTCAAGGAAGGTGACGCATGA
- the cobJ gene encoding precorrin-3B C(17)-methyltransferase, giving the protein MTGRLYGVGLGPGDPELVTVKTARLIGEADVIAYHAARHGRSIARSIALTYMREGQIEELLQYPLTVETTDHPGGYQGALDDFYAECAARLAAHLDAGRTVVVLSEGDPLFYGSYMHMHKRLAHRYPTEVVPGVTSVSAAAAVLGRPLVEREEVLTVLPGTLPGEVLAERLRATDSAAVLKLGRTFEKVRDAFAEAGRLEDAWYVERASMGAERVAPLKEVDPDGVPYFSLALLASPAERTFVPKDDAQAPGGGEVVVVGLGPAGRPWLTPEAQDALALATDIVGYGPYVDRVAPNPRQERHRTDNRVEAERARHALELARQGRRVAVVSSGDPGVFAMASAVLEASADYPDVPVRVVPGLTAAQAVASRVGAPLGHDYCVISLSDLLKPWEVVAARLSAAARADLVLAIYNPASRSRTWQVAAARDLLLEHRLPETPVVIGRDVGGAGESVTVTTLGELDPDRVDMRCLLIVGSSTTRVTPQGTVFTPRRYP; this is encoded by the coding sequence GTGACCGGACGACTGTACGGCGTGGGCCTGGGACCGGGCGATCCGGAACTGGTGACGGTCAAGACCGCCCGGCTGATCGGCGAGGCCGACGTGATCGCGTACCACGCCGCCAGGCACGGGCGCAGCATCGCCCGCTCGATCGCGCTGACGTACATGCGGGAGGGCCAGATCGAGGAGCTCCTGCAGTACCCGTTGACGGTCGAGACCACCGACCATCCGGGTGGGTACCAGGGCGCGCTGGACGACTTCTACGCCGAGTGCGCGGCGCGGCTGGCCGCCCACCTCGACGCGGGCCGGACGGTCGTCGTGCTCAGCGAGGGCGATCCGCTCTTCTACGGCTCTTACATGCACATGCACAAGCGGCTGGCCCACCGTTACCCGACGGAGGTGGTGCCCGGTGTGACCTCGGTGAGCGCGGCGGCCGCCGTGCTGGGGCGGCCCCTGGTGGAGCGCGAGGAGGTGCTGACCGTGCTGCCGGGCACGCTCCCGGGCGAGGTGCTGGCCGAGCGGCTGCGCGCGACCGACTCGGCGGCGGTGCTCAAGCTGGGCCGGACCTTCGAGAAGGTGCGCGACGCCTTCGCCGAGGCCGGGCGGCTGGAGGATGCCTGGTACGTGGAGCGCGCCAGCATGGGCGCCGAACGGGTCGCGCCGCTCAAGGAGGTGGACCCGGACGGCGTGCCGTACTTCTCCCTGGCCCTGCTGGCCAGCCCGGCCGAGCGCACCTTCGTGCCGAAGGACGACGCGCAAGCACCCGGAGGTGGCGAGGTGGTCGTGGTGGGGCTGGGTCCCGCCGGGCGGCCCTGGCTGACTCCCGAGGCGCAGGACGCGCTCGCCTTGGCGACCGACATCGTGGGATACGGGCCGTACGTCGACCGGGTGGCCCCCAACCCTCGCCAAGAACGCCACCGCACCGACAACCGGGTCGAGGCCGAACGCGCCAGGCATGCCCTGGAGCTGGCGCGGCAGGGCAGGCGGGTGGCCGTGGTCTCGTCGGGCGATCCTGGGGTGTTCGCCATGGCGAGCGCGGTGCTGGAGGCCTCGGCGGACTACCCGGACGTCCCGGTGCGCGTGGTGCCGGGGCTGACCGCGGCCCAGGCGGTCGCCTCCCGGGTGGGTGCTCCCCTGGGCCACGACTACTGCGTGATCTCCCTGTCCGACCTGCTCAAGCCGTGGGAGGTGGTGGCCGCCCGGCTCAGCGCCGCGGCTCGGGCCGACCTGGTGCTGGCGATCTACAACCCCGCTTCGCGCAGCCGTACTTGGCAGGTGGCCGCCGCACGTGATCTGCTTCTGGAGCACCGCCTTCCGGAGACGCCCGTGGTGATCGGGCGGGACGTCGGCGGGGCCGGCGAGTCCGTGACGGTGACGACGCTGGGCGAGCTCGACCCGGATCGGGTGGACATGCGCTGCCTGTTGATCGTCGGGTCGTCCACCACCCGCGTGACCCCGCAGGGCACGGTCTTCACGCCGCGCCGATATCCCTGA
- a CDS encoding pyridoxamine 5'-phosphate oxidase family protein: MNLFSRGEAFAEFWRERHLCTLTTVRSDGTPHVVPVGATLDLVAGIARVITSGGSRKARLIEAGQARVALCQVDGRRWSTLEGAAVVRREPEQVADAEQRYAERYKPPRPNPERVVLEIHITRVLGNL; encoded by the coding sequence GTGAACCTTTTCAGCCGTGGTGAGGCTTTCGCTGAGTTTTGGCGGGAACGGCACCTGTGCACCCTGACCACCGTCCGCTCCGACGGGACGCCCCACGTGGTGCCGGTGGGTGCGACGCTGGACCTGGTGGCCGGGATCGCCCGGGTGATCACCTCTGGCGGTTCGCGCAAGGCCCGGCTGATCGAGGCGGGGCAGGCGCGGGTGGCGCTGTGTCAGGTCGACGGCCGCCGCTGGTCGACCCTGGAGGGCGCGGCCGTGGTGCGGCGGGAGCCCGAGCAGGTGGCTGACGCCGAGCAGCGTTACGCCGAGAGGTACAAGCCGCCGCGGCCCAACCCGGAGCGGGTCGTGCTGGAGATCCACATCACCCGCGTGCTGGGGAATTTGTGA
- the cobM gene encoding precorrin-4 C(11)-methyltransferase: MTVYFIGAGPGAADLITVRGLRLLESAPVCLYAGSLVPRDLLDACPPGARLVDTANLTLDQIVAEIATAHAGGRDVTRLHSGDPSIFSAVAEQVRRLEELGVPYEIVPGVPAFAAAAASLRRELTVPGVGQSVILTRTSARATPMPPGEDLATLGAGRATMVLHLAVQRIDSVVAELLPVYGADCPVAVVAYASRTDERILRGTLADIAAQVHEAGIKRTAVIVVGRVLTASEFPDSHLYSAARDRSCDGS, from the coding sequence ATGACGGTCTATTTCATCGGTGCCGGTCCCGGCGCCGCCGACTTGATCACCGTGCGCGGCCTGCGCCTGCTGGAATCGGCGCCCGTCTGTCTGTACGCGGGCTCGCTCGTGCCCCGCGACCTGCTCGACGCCTGCCCTCCGGGGGCACGGCTGGTGGACACGGCCAACCTCACGCTGGACCAGATCGTGGCGGAGATCGCGACGGCACACGCCGGCGGCCGGGATGTCACCCGGCTCCACTCCGGGGATCCGTCGATCTTCAGCGCCGTCGCCGAACAGGTACGCAGGCTGGAAGAGCTCGGCGTGCCGTACGAGATCGTGCCCGGAGTCCCGGCGTTCGCGGCGGCGGCGGCCTCGCTGCGGCGGGAGCTGACCGTGCCGGGTGTCGGCCAGAGCGTCATCCTCACCAGGACCTCGGCCCGTGCCACGCCGATGCCGCCGGGCGAGGACCTGGCGACCCTCGGCGCGGGCCGGGCGACCATGGTGCTGCATCTGGCTGTCCAGCGGATCGACTCCGTGGTGGCGGAGTTGCTGCCGGTCTACGGCGCGGACTGCCCGGTGGCGGTGGTGGCGTACGCCAGCCGGACCGACGAGCGCATCCTGCGCGGCACCCTGGCGGACATCGCCGCACAGGTGCACGAGGCCGGGATCAAACGGACCGCGGTGATCGTGGTCGGGCGGGTGCTGACCGCGTCGGAGTTCCCCGACAGCCACCTCTACAGCGCGGCCAGGGACAGATCGTGCGACGGGTCCTGA
- a CDS encoding RNA polymerase sigma factor, producing MTIGQAAIGRIFREEYGRSLASLIGVFDDIDAAEDAVQEAFALALIKWPAEGLPPNPGGWITVTARNRAIDRLRRQTRERHLLGDVTLLTPDREPEEKDPVPDDRLKLIFTCCHPALSAEAQVALTLRLLGGLSTDEVARSFLVTEPAMAQRLVRAKRKIKAASIPYRIPADDELPGRLPPVLAVIYLIYTTGLSGPGERGLCAEAIRLARILATLMPGEAEVAGLLALLLLIESRRAARTRPDGSLILLGDQDRRQWDRSLIAEGQAIVRRCLLHDRPGPYQLQAAVNAVHADAPTTAHTDWPQIITLYDHLYALAPTPVVALNRAIAIAEVHGPATALTLIDQLDLDHYYPFHAARADLLRRLDRHSEAATAYQCAADLAPAGPERDFLTRGGR from the coding sequence GTGACCATCGGACAGGCCGCGATCGGCCGGATCTTCCGCGAGGAATACGGCCGGTCGCTGGCCAGCCTGATCGGCGTCTTCGATGACATCGACGCCGCCGAGGACGCGGTGCAGGAGGCGTTCGCCCTGGCCCTGATCAAGTGGCCGGCCGAAGGACTGCCGCCCAACCCGGGCGGCTGGATCACCGTCACCGCCCGTAACCGCGCGATCGACCGCCTGCGCCGCCAGACCCGCGAAAGGCACCTGCTGGGCGACGTGACGCTCCTGACGCCCGACCGCGAACCGGAGGAGAAAGACCCGGTGCCCGACGACAGGCTCAAGCTGATCTTCACCTGCTGCCACCCCGCCCTGTCCGCCGAGGCGCAGGTGGCGCTCACGCTGCGACTGCTCGGCGGCCTGTCCACCGACGAGGTCGCCCGGTCCTTCCTTGTCACCGAGCCGGCCATGGCCCAGCGCCTGGTCCGCGCCAAACGCAAGATCAAGGCCGCGAGCATCCCGTACCGGATCCCCGCCGACGATGAGCTGCCCGGCCGCCTGCCCCCCGTGCTGGCCGTCATCTACCTCATCTACACCACCGGCCTGTCCGGCCCGGGGGAGCGGGGCCTGTGCGCCGAGGCGATCCGGCTGGCCCGCATCCTCGCCACGCTCATGCCCGGCGAGGCGGAGGTCGCCGGGCTGCTGGCCCTGCTGCTGCTCATCGAATCGCGGCGCGCCGCACGCACCCGGCCCGACGGCTCCCTGATCCTGCTCGGCGACCAGGACCGCCGGCAGTGGGACCGCTCCCTGATCGCGGAAGGCCAAGCGATCGTCCGCCGCTGCCTCCTGCACGACCGGCCGGGACCCTACCAGCTACAGGCCGCCGTCAACGCCGTGCACGCCGACGCCCCCACCACCGCCCACACCGACTGGCCACAGATCATCACCCTGTACGACCACCTGTACGCCCTCGCACCCACCCCGGTCGTCGCACTCAACCGCGCCATCGCCATCGCCGAAGTCCACGGCCCTGCCACCGCCCTGACCCTGATCGACCAGCTCGACCTCGACCACTACTACCCTTTCCACGCCGCCCGCGCCGACCTGCTCCGGCGCCTCGACCGTCACAGCGAGGCCGCCACCGCCTACCAGTGCGCCGCGGACCTGGCGCCCGCCGGCCCCGAGCGAGACTTCCTCACCCGCGGCGGCCGCTGA